One window from the genome of Streptococcus salivarius encodes:
- a CDS encoding ZmpA/ZmpB/ZmpC family metallo-endopeptidase translates to MKQANHVFEKVTKYAIRKLSVGVGPVAIGTFLLAGGLFVSKPVSADQITTDASVHMAYVTENELTAEEQKQVIHAIPKEYQNDDTFYLVYKRKGDSQATLPQTGSSDWAATGLGLTTATLAVLLFSKKHRKKIIGLVLIGAAGQSLLVPLEVLALQNKELQAYNQTLTVSDEADLAKGVITIDGYEYVGYLRYSAKPELEQPLENTLKGLEPSREDKNTASRDEIDKEISWKKGTQEPGHEGEALVQPANPEYTGPISAKGTQESGHEGEAAVQPANPEYTGPISANGTQEVGHEGEAVVQPANPEYTGVISANGTQEVGHEGEALVQPANPEYTGPISANGTQEVGHEGEALVQPANPEYTGPISANGTQEVGHEGEAVVQPANPEYTGSISSDTTSANGTQEVGHEGEAWVQPTAPEYTGPISANGTQEVGHEGEAVVQPAAPEYTGPISANGTQEVGHEGEAAVQPDNPEYTGPISANGTQESGHEGEALVQPENPVHTPVVGSITETETQAIDYPIEVITDDNKYMDEEVVEQEGKKGSQEIQKIYQTIDGVKVGEPTIVSGKVIEVPQPRKIRRGSKPLDGTTTEESIVELPFKEIVQEDDSLEKGTLKVVQEGQKGQNKITKVYKTYKGNKTSEAPTVTETVLVPVQDRIVRKGAKISEKPVLTLTQIDKDDLGRSAKLSYQLTNPGSVAITTIKAVLKKDGQVVQTLDVPSTTLTADLTNLDYYKPYTLTTTMTFDRGNGEESQVLADQTIQLDLKKVELKDFARTDLIKYDNQTEVDETRLTAVPQDLTNYYLKMTSADQKTTYLAVKSIEETTVDGKAVYKVTAEADNLVQRDGQNHFAQTYSYYIEKPKASQANVYYDFAELVNAIQANPSGEFRLGQSMSARHVVPNGKSYITTEFTGKLISDGDKRFAIYDLEHPLFDVINGGTIKNINFENVDINRPGQNQIAAVGFNLKNKGLIEDVKVTGSVTGNNDVAGIVNKIDEDGKIENVAFIGKINSVGNNSTVGGIAGSNYMGFVNRAYVDATITANNANASMLVPYVTYMLNSWKSGTKARVTNSVAKGVLDVKNTRYVGGIVAKTWPYGAVQDNVTYAKVVKGQEIFASNDVDDEDGGPYIKDLFGVIGYSSAEDGTGRDTKSPKKLKHLTKEEADKRVEGYKITADTFVSEPYALNTLNNVSSQADFANIQDYNPEYNQAYKNIEKLQPFYNKDYIVYQANKLAKNHNLNTKDVLSVTPMKDSNFVTDLSDANKIIVHYADGTKDYFKLSDSSEGLSNVKEYTVTDLGIKYTPNIVQKDHSSLINGIVDILKTIELQSDPIYQKLGRTGPNRVNAIKNLFLEESFEAVKANLTNLVTKLVENEDHQLNQSPAAQQMILDKVEKNKAALLLGLTYLNRYYGVKFDDVNIKEIMLFKPDFYGKNVDVLDRLIEIGSKENNISGSRTYDAFGEVLAKYTKSGDLNGFLNYNRELFTNIDNMNDWFIDATKDKVYVVEKASQNEGVGEHKYRAYDNLTRGLHRKMILPLLNLDKTEMFLISTYDTMSYGTANKYNTTLEKLKPEIDLAAQRQINYLDFWHRLATDKVKNRLFKDIVNPVWEGFYVWGHGWPGWPERYGQFKDSTEVYAPIREIYGPVGEYYGDNGAMAGAYAAIYDNAFDNRAKVTFVMSNMISEYGASAFTHETTHINDRIAYFGDYGRREGTDVEAYAQGLLQSPATQGHQGEYGALGLNMAFERENDGNQWYNTNPNKLNSREAIDRYMKGYNDTLMLLDSLEGEAVLSQGNQELNNAWFKKVDKQLRGNSKNQYDKVRALSDSEKAINLTSIDDLVDNNFMTNRGPGNGVYKPDDFSSAYVNVPMMSAIYGGNTSEGSPGAMSFKHNTFRLWGYYGYEKGFLGYATNKYKQEAKAAGKDTLGDDFIISKISDGQFNSLEAFKKAYFKEVKDKASHGLTTVTIDGTTVSSYDDLLALFKAAVAKDAASIKTDNNGNKSVSTSHTTKLKEAVYKKLLQETDSFTSSIFK, encoded by the coding sequence ATGAAACAAGCAAATCATGTTTTTGAAAAAGTGACAAAATACGCCATTCGTAAATTGTCAGTTGGTGTCGGGCCAGTTGCTATCGGAACATTCTTGTTAGCAGGTGGTCTTTTCGTGTCTAAGCCAGTTTCGGCGGATCAGATTACTACGGATGCTTCGGTACATATGGCCTATGTTACTGAAAATGAATTGACAGCTGAAGAGCAGAAGCAAGTGATTCATGCTATTCCAAAGGAATATCAAAATGATGATACTTTTTATCTGGTCTATAAACGTAAGGGAGACAGTCAAGCTACTCTTCCTCAGACAGGTAGTTCTGACTGGGCCGCAACAGGTTTAGGGCTGACAACAGCAACTTTGGCTGTGCTCCTATTTTCAAAAAAACACCGCAAAAAGATTATTGGATTGGTCTTGATTGGAGCAGCAGGGCAAAGTTTACTTGTCCCTCTTGAGGTTCTTGCTTTGCAAAATAAGGAGTTACAGGCATATAATCAGACTCTGACTGTCTCAGATGAGGCGGATCTAGCTAAAGGTGTTATTACAATCGATGGTTATGAGTATGTCGGCTATCTTCGTTACTCGGCTAAGCCTGAACTTGAACAACCTTTGGAGAATACTTTGAAAGGACTTGAGCCATCAAGAGAAGATAAAAACACAGCAAGCCGGGATGAAATAGATAAAGAAATCAGTTGGAAAAAAGGAACTCAGGAGCCAGGTCATGAGGGCGAAGCTCTAGTTCAACCTGCTAATCCAGAGTACACTGGACCAATTAGCGCTAAAGGTACGCAAGAATCAGGTCATGAAGGTGAAGCAGCTGTTCAACCTGCTAATCCAGAGTATACGGGCCCAATCAGTGCTAACGGCACACAAGAAGTTGGCCATGAGGGTGAGGCAGTGGTTCAACCCGCCAATCCAGAATATACTGGTGTTATCAGTGCTAACGGTACGCAAGAGGTTGGTCACGAAGGCGAGGCTCTAGTTCAACCCGCCAATCCAGAGTACACCGGCCCAATCAGTGCTAACGGGACACAAGAAGTTGGCCACGAAGGCGAGGCTCTAGTTCAACCCGCCAATCCAGAGTATACGGGCCCAATCAGTGCTAACGGTACGCAAGAGGTTGGTCACGAAGGCGAGGCAGTTGTTCAACCTGCTAACCCAGAGTACACCGGTTCAATCAGTAGCGATACTACAAGTGCCAATGGTACCCAGGAAGTTGGTCATGAGGGAGAAGCGTGGGTTCAACCTACCGCTCCAGAATATACGGGCCCAATCAGTGCTAACGGCACACAAGAAGTTGGCCATGAGGGTGAAGCTGTGGTTCAACCAGCGGCTCCAGAATATACTGGTCCAATCAGTGCTAATGGCACACAAGAAGTTGGCCACGAAGGCGAGGCAGCTGTCCAACCAGATAATCCAGAGTACACTGGACCAATCAGTGCCAATGGAACACAAGAATCAGGCCACGAAGGTGAGGCCCTTGTTCAACCTGAGAATCCTGTTCATACCCCAGTTGTCGGCAGTATCACAGAGACTGAAACGCAAGCCATCGATTATCCTATCGAAGTGATTACGGATGATAACAAGTATATGGATGAAGAAGTTGTCGAACAAGAGGGTAAAAAAGGTAGCCAAGAAATCCAGAAAATTTACCAAACCATTGATGGTGTCAAGGTTGGTGAGCCGACTATTGTGTCAGGTAAGGTTATTGAGGTGCCACAACCTAGAAAAATCCGTCGTGGTAGCAAGCCTCTAGATGGCACAACGACGGAGGAGTCCATTGTAGAGCTTCCATTTAAAGAAATTGTCCAAGAGGATGATAGTCTTGAAAAGGGAACTCTTAAGGTCGTTCAAGAAGGCCAAAAAGGTCAAAATAAAATCACTAAGGTCTATAAGACCTATAAAGGGAATAAGACGTCTGAGGCACCAACTGTCACTGAAACCGTGCTAGTTCCTGTCCAAGATCGTATCGTTCGCAAAGGGGCTAAGATATCAGAAAAACCAGTTCTTACACTGACACAGATTGACAAGGATGACTTGGGTCGAAGTGCCAAGCTTAGCTACCAATTGACTAATCCAGGTTCAGTAGCCATCACGACTATTAAAGCGGTACTTAAGAAAGATGGACAAGTTGTCCAAACGCTTGATGTTCCTAGCACGACCTTGACTGCTGATTTAACAAACTTAGACTATTACAAGCCGTATACACTTACAACAACCATGACCTTTGATCGTGGCAATGGTGAGGAAAGTCAGGTCCTGGCAGACCAAACCATCCAACTTGATCTCAAGAAAGTTGAGCTTAAAGATTTTGCCCGTACGGATTTGATTAAGTATGACAATCAAACAGAAGTGGATGAAACCCGTCTGACAGCTGTACCTCAAGACCTTACGAATTATTACTTGAAGATGACTTCGGCAGATCAGAAAACAACTTACTTGGCTGTCAAGTCTATCGAAGAGACAACAGTTGATGGTAAGGCGGTTTATAAGGTAACTGCAGAAGCGGACAATTTGGTGCAACGTGATGGCCAAAATCATTTTGCTCAAACTTATAGCTACTACATTGAGAAACCGAAAGCTAGTCAAGCCAATGTTTACTATGATTTTGCTGAGTTGGTCAATGCCATTCAGGCTAATCCATCAGGTGAATTTAGACTGGGTCAAAGTATGAGTGCTCGTCACGTTGTTCCAAACGGCAAATCATACATTACGACCGAATTTACTGGTAAGTTGATTAGTGATGGTGACAAACGTTTTGCCATCTATGATTTGGAACACCCATTGTTCGATGTTATCAATGGGGGAACCATTAAGAATATCAACTTTGAAAATGTAGACATCAATCGCCCTGGTCAGAATCAAATAGCAGCAGTTGGATTTAACCTTAAAAACAAAGGTTTGATTGAAGATGTTAAGGTGACTGGTTCAGTTACTGGTAATAATGACGTTGCGGGGATTGTCAATAAGATTGATGAAGATGGCAAGATTGAAAATGTCGCCTTTATCGGTAAGATTAACTCTGTTGGTAATAACTCGACAGTTGGTGGGATTGCTGGCTCAAACTACATGGGATTTGTTAACAGAGCTTATGTGGATGCGACTATTACGGCCAATAATGCCAATGCAAGTATGCTGGTACCATATGTCACCTACATGCTTAATAGCTGGAAGTCTGGAACTAAGGCAAGGGTAACAAATTCAGTAGCCAAAGGTGTTCTTGATGTTAAAAACACAAGATATGTCGGTGGTATTGTTGCCAAGACTTGGCCTTACGGAGCTGTTCAAGACAACGTGACCTATGCCAAGGTAGTTAAAGGTCAAGAAATCTTTGCATCTAATGATGTTGATGACGAAGATGGTGGACCTTATATCAAAGACCTCTTTGGGGTTATCGGCTATAGTTCTGCCGAAGATGGCACTGGTAGAGATACCAAGAGTCCGAAAAAACTCAAACATTTGACTAAGGAAGAAGCTGACAAGCGTGTTGAAGGCTACAAAATAACGGCTGATACATTTGTCAGCGAACCTTACGCGTTGAATACTCTTAATAATGTTTCTAGTCAAGCTGATTTTGCCAATATTCAAGACTATAATCCAGAATACAACCAGGCTTATAAGAATATTGAGAAACTTCAACCGTTCTATAACAAGGATTATATTGTCTATCAAGCAAACAAACTGGCTAAAAACCATAACTTGAATACCAAAGATGTACTCTCAGTGACACCAATGAAAGACAGTAATTTTGTCACAGACTTAAGCGATGCTAACAAGATTATTGTTCACTATGCTGATGGTACTAAAGACTACTTCAAGCTTTCAGATAGTTCAGAAGGTTTGAGCAACGTTAAGGAGTACACTGTTACTGATTTGGGTATCAAGTACACTCCGAATATTGTCCAAAAAGATCACTCAAGTCTTATTAATGGTATTGTTGATATCCTTAAAACGATTGAGTTGCAGTCTGATCCAATTTACCAAAAACTTGGTCGTACCGGTCCAAATAGAGTAAATGCCATTAAGAACCTCTTCTTGGAAGAAAGCTTTGAGGCTGTTAAAGCTAATTTGACTAACCTTGTGACTAAGCTGGTTGAAAATGAGGATCACCAGCTTAACCAATCACCTGCCGCTCAACAAATGATTCTTGATAAGGTCGAGAAAAATAAGGCTGCTCTCTTGCTAGGTTTAACCTATTTGAATCGTTATTACGGTGTTAAGTTTGATGATGTCAATATCAAAGAAATCATGCTCTTCAAGCCAGACTTCTATGGTAAAAATGTGGATGTCCTTGACCGTTTGATTGAGATTGGCTCTAAGGAAAATAATATCAGTGGATCAAGAACATATGATGCTTTTGGTGAAGTTCTAGCGAAATATACTAAATCTGGAGATTTAAATGGTTTCCTAAACTATAATAGAGAATTGTTCACTAATATCGACAATATGAATGATTGGTTCATCGATGCCACTAAGGACAAGGTCTATGTTGTAGAGAAAGCTTCGCAAAATGAAGGTGTCGGTGAGCACAAGTATCGTGCTTACGATAACTTAACACGTGGCCTACACAGAAAAATGATTCTGCCATTATTGAATCTTGATAAAACAGAGATGTTCTTGATTTCAACCTATGACACCATGTCATATGGAACAGCTAACAAGTACAATACGACTCTTGAGAAACTGAAACCTGAGATTGATCTAGCTGCCCAACGTCAAATCAACTACCTTGATTTCTGGCATAGATTGGCTACAGACAAAGTTAAAAACAGATTGTTCAAAGATATTGTCAATCCTGTCTGGGAAGGTTTCTATGTCTGGGGTCATGGTTGGCCAGGTTGGCCAGAGCGCTACGGTCAATTTAAAGACAGTACAGAAGTCTATGCGCCAATCCGTGAAATCTATGGTCCAGTTGGTGAGTACTATGGAGACAACGGAGCTATGGCCGGTGCCTATGCTGCTATCTATGACAATGCCTTTGATAATCGTGCCAAAGTTACTTTCGTCATGTCTAACATGATTAGTGAGTACGGTGCTTCGGCCTTTACGCATGAAACGACCCACATCAATGACCGTATTGCTTACTTTGGAGATTATGGTCGTCGTGAAGGAACAGACGTTGAAGCATATGCCCAAGGTCTTCTTCAATCACCAGCTACTCAAGGTCATCAAGGTGAATACGGCGCCTTAGGACTTAACATGGCCTTTGAAAGAGAAAACGACGGTAATCAGTGGTATAACACTAATCCAAACAAGTTGAACTCACGTGAAGCCATCGACCGTTACATGAAGGGCTACAACGATACCCTCATGCTTCTTGACTCACTTGAAGGGGAAGCGGTCCTCAGTCAAGGAAATCAAGAGCTCAATAACGCATGGTTCAAGAAGGTAGATAAACAGCTACGAGGTAACAGTAAAAATCAATACGACAAGGTTCGTGCTCTAAGTGATAGTGAAAAGGCTATTAACTTGACCTCTATTGATGACCTTGTGGACAATAACTTCATGACCAATCGTGGTCCAGGAAATGGTGTCTATAAACCAGATGATTTCTCTTCTGCTTATGTCAATGTTCCTATGATGTCTGCCATCTATGGAGGAAATACCAGCGAGGGTTCTCCTGGTGCCATGTCCTTCAAGCATAATACCTTCAGACTCTGGGGTTACTATGGCTATGAAAAAGGCTTCCTAGGTTATGCGACTAACAAGTATAAACAAGAAGCAAAAGCGGCTGGTAAGGACACCCTTGGAGACGACTTTATCATTAGCAAGATTTCTGATGGTCAGTTCAACTCACTAGAAGCCTTCAAGAAGGCCTACTTCAAAGAAGTGAAAGACAAAGCGTCACATGGTTTGACGACAGTTACAATTGACGGCACAACAGTAAGCTCTTACGATGATTTATTAGCCTTGTTTAAGGCTGCAGTAGCAAAAGATGCTGCAAGTATTAAAACAGATAATAACGGTAATAAATCAGTGTCAACAAGCCATACGACGAAACTCAAAGAAGCTGTCTATAAGAAACTCCTACAAGAGACAGATAGTTTCACAAGTTCTATTTTCAAATAA